A single Phalacrocorax aristotelis chromosome 30, bGulAri2.1, whole genome shotgun sequence DNA region contains:
- the VASP gene encoding vasodilator-stimulated phosphoprotein isoform X2, which translates to MSETVLCSARAAVLLYDDTHKQWVAAGGGPQTVSCIQLYHHPGANTFRLVGRKMQPDQQVVLNCPLGRGLRYSQATPQFHQWREARRVWGLSFGAPREAALFAAAVLRALRALEEGTPLSWPDPDGSAPEEPEHQERQVLEEPERRVAAAGTQAMPAGGPPPPPGPPPPPGPPPPPGPPPATGVPPPPPLPVAAGAAGAGAGGGSGLAAAIAGAKLRKVGKDDTPGAGVHPTPPKGEGARGGTGGGLMEEMSAMLARRRKATLQGDKPAPKRDEDVASDEAEPGTKTPGQPAEPVRRPWEKASSTLPRMKSAVPAAPADPPGPADEPDLERMKQELLEEVRRELQKMKEEIIEAFMVELRKRSVP; encoded by the exons atGAG cgAGACAGTGCTGTGCAGTGCCCGGGCAGCGGTGCTGCTCTACGATGACACCCACAAGCAGTGGGTGGCGGCGGGTGGGGGTCCCCAGACCGtcagctgcatccagctctaCCACCACCCCGGTGCCAACACCTTCCGCCTGGTGGGGCGCAAGATGCAGCCTGACCAGCAG GTGGTGCTGAACTGCCCGCTGGGGCGGGGGTTGCGCTACAGCCAGGCCACCCCCCAGTTTCACCAGTGGCGGGAGGCTCGCCGGGTCTGGGGGCTCAGCTTCGGGGCCCCCCGTGAGGCTGCCCTCTTCGCCGCCGCCGTCCTGCGGGCCCTGCGGGCGCTGGAGGAGG GCACCCCGCTGTCATGGCCGGACCCCGATGGTTCGGCTCCAGAGGAGCCTGAGCACCAGGAGAG GCAGGTGCTGGAGGAGCCTGAGCGCCGCGTGGCAGCTGCAG gCACGCAAGCCATGCCTGCTGGaggcccccccccaccccctggcCCCCCACCGCCTCCAgggccccccccaccccctggcCCTCCGCCAGCCACGGGGGTCCCACCGCCCCCACCCTTGCCGGTGGCggcaggtgctgctggggcaggggctgggggaggctcCGGCTTAGCTGCTGCCATCGCGGGGGCTAAACTCAGGAAAGTCGGCAAG GATGACACACCAGGTGCGGGggtccaccccaccccccccaaggGCGAGGGTGCCCGGGGGGGGACTGGAGGGGGGTTGATGGAGGAGATGAGCGCCATGCTGGCCCGACG gAGGAAAGCGACCTTGCAGGGGGACAAGCCAGCACCAAAGAGGGACGAGGACGTTGCCAGC GACGAGGCAGAGCCAGGCACCAAGACCCCGGGACAGCCTGCAG AGCCAGTGCGGAGGCCCTGGGAGAAGGCCAGCTCCACGCTGCCCAG GATGAAGtctgctgtcccagctgccCCTGCTGACCCCCCCGGTCCTGCCGATGAGCCCGACCTGGAGCGAATGAAACAG gagctgctggaggaggtgcggagggagctgcagaagatGAAGGAGGAGATCATTGAAG CGTTCATGGTGGAGCTGCGGAAGCGGAGTGTGCCCTAA
- the VASP gene encoding vasodilator-stimulated phosphoprotein isoform X1, whose translation MSETVLCSARAAVLLYDDTHKQWVAAGGGPQTVSCIQLYHHPGANTFRLVGRKMQPDQQVVLNCPLGRGLRYSQATPQFHQWREARRVWGLSFGAPREAALFAAAVLRALRALEEGTPLSWPDPDGSAPEEPEHQERQVLEEPERRVAAAGTQAMPAGGPPPPPGPPPPPGPPPPPGPPPATGVPPPPPLPVAAGAAGAGAGGGSGLAAAIAGAKLRKVGKQDDTPGAGVHPTPPKGEGARGGTGGGLMEEMSAMLARRRKATLQGDKPAPKRDEDVASDEAEPGTKTPGQPAEPVRRPWEKASSTLPRMKSAVPAAPADPPGPADEPDLERMKQELLEEVRRELQKMKEEIIEAFMVELRKRSVP comes from the exons atGAG cgAGACAGTGCTGTGCAGTGCCCGGGCAGCGGTGCTGCTCTACGATGACACCCACAAGCAGTGGGTGGCGGCGGGTGGGGGTCCCCAGACCGtcagctgcatccagctctaCCACCACCCCGGTGCCAACACCTTCCGCCTGGTGGGGCGCAAGATGCAGCCTGACCAGCAG GTGGTGCTGAACTGCCCGCTGGGGCGGGGGTTGCGCTACAGCCAGGCCACCCCCCAGTTTCACCAGTGGCGGGAGGCTCGCCGGGTCTGGGGGCTCAGCTTCGGGGCCCCCCGTGAGGCTGCCCTCTTCGCCGCCGCCGTCCTGCGGGCCCTGCGGGCGCTGGAGGAGG GCACCCCGCTGTCATGGCCGGACCCCGATGGTTCGGCTCCAGAGGAGCCTGAGCACCAGGAGAG GCAGGTGCTGGAGGAGCCTGAGCGCCGCGTGGCAGCTGCAG gCACGCAAGCCATGCCTGCTGGaggcccccccccaccccctggcCCCCCACCGCCTCCAgggccccccccaccccctggcCCTCCGCCAGCCACGGGGGTCCCACCGCCCCCACCCTTGCCGGTGGCggcaggtgctgctggggcaggggctgggggaggctcCGGCTTAGCTGCTGCCATCGCGGGGGCTAAACTCAGGAAAGTCGGCAAG CAGGATGACACACCAGGTGCGGGggtccaccccaccccccccaaggGCGAGGGTGCCCGGGGGGGGACTGGAGGGGGGTTGATGGAGGAGATGAGCGCCATGCTGGCCCGACG gAGGAAAGCGACCTTGCAGGGGGACAAGCCAGCACCAAAGAGGGACGAGGACGTTGCCAGC GACGAGGCAGAGCCAGGCACCAAGACCCCGGGACAGCCTGCAG AGCCAGTGCGGAGGCCCTGGGAGAAGGCCAGCTCCACGCTGCCCAG GATGAAGtctgctgtcccagctgccCCTGCTGACCCCCCCGGTCCTGCCGATGAGCCCGACCTGGAGCGAATGAAACAG gagctgctggaggaggtgcggagggagctgcagaagatGAAGGAGGAGATCATTGAAG CGTTCATGGTGGAGCTGCGGAAGCGGAGTGTGCCCTAA
- the VASP gene encoding vasodilator-stimulated phosphoprotein isoform X3 gives MSETVLCSARAAVLLYDDTHKQWVAAGGGPQTVSCIQLYHHPGANTFRLVGRKMQPDQQFHQWREARRVWGLSFGAPREAALFAAAVLRALRALEEGTPLSWPDPDGSAPEEPEHQERQVLEEPERRVAAAGTQAMPAGGPPPPPGPPPPPGPPPPPGPPPATGVPPPPPLPVAAGAAGAGAGGGSGLAAAIAGAKLRKVGKQDDTPGAGVHPTPPKGEGARGGTGGGLMEEMSAMLARRRKATLQGDKPAPKRDEDVASDEAEPGTKTPGQPAEPVRRPWEKASSTLPRMKSAVPAAPADPPGPADEPDLERMKQELLEEVRRELQKMKEEIIEAFMVELRKRSVP, from the exons atGAG cgAGACAGTGCTGTGCAGTGCCCGGGCAGCGGTGCTGCTCTACGATGACACCCACAAGCAGTGGGTGGCGGCGGGTGGGGGTCCCCAGACCGtcagctgcatccagctctaCCACCACCCCGGTGCCAACACCTTCCGCCTGGTGGGGCGCAAGATGCAGCCTGACCAGCAG TTTCACCAGTGGCGGGAGGCTCGCCGGGTCTGGGGGCTCAGCTTCGGGGCCCCCCGTGAGGCTGCCCTCTTCGCCGCCGCCGTCCTGCGGGCCCTGCGGGCGCTGGAGGAGG GCACCCCGCTGTCATGGCCGGACCCCGATGGTTCGGCTCCAGAGGAGCCTGAGCACCAGGAGAG GCAGGTGCTGGAGGAGCCTGAGCGCCGCGTGGCAGCTGCAG gCACGCAAGCCATGCCTGCTGGaggcccccccccaccccctggcCCCCCACCGCCTCCAgggccccccccaccccctggcCCTCCGCCAGCCACGGGGGTCCCACCGCCCCCACCCTTGCCGGTGGCggcaggtgctgctggggcaggggctgggggaggctcCGGCTTAGCTGCTGCCATCGCGGGGGCTAAACTCAGGAAAGTCGGCAAG CAGGATGACACACCAGGTGCGGGggtccaccccaccccccccaaggGCGAGGGTGCCCGGGGGGGGACTGGAGGGGGGTTGATGGAGGAGATGAGCGCCATGCTGGCCCGACG gAGGAAAGCGACCTTGCAGGGGGACAAGCCAGCACCAAAGAGGGACGAGGACGTTGCCAGC GACGAGGCAGAGCCAGGCACCAAGACCCCGGGACAGCCTGCAG AGCCAGTGCGGAGGCCCTGGGAGAAGGCCAGCTCCACGCTGCCCAG GATGAAGtctgctgtcccagctgccCCTGCTGACCCCCCCGGTCCTGCCGATGAGCCCGACCTGGAGCGAATGAAACAG gagctgctggaggaggtgcggagggagctgcagaagatGAAGGAGGAGATCATTGAAG CGTTCATGGTGGAGCTGCGGAAGCGGAGTGTGCCCTAA
- the VASP gene encoding vasodilator-stimulated phosphoprotein isoform X5, whose product MSQATPQFHQWREARRVWGLSFGAPREAALFAAAVLRALRALEEGTPLSWPDPDGSAPEEPEHQERQVLEEPERRVAAAGTQAMPAGGPPPPPGPPPPPGPPPPPGPPPATGVPPPPPLPVAAGAAGAGAGGGSGLAAAIAGAKLRKVGKQDDTPGAGVHPTPPKGEGARGGTGGGLMEEMSAMLARRRKATLQGDKPAPKRDEDVASDEAEPGTKTPGQPAEPVRRPWEKASSTLPRMKSAVPAAPADPPGPADEPDLERMKQELLEEVRRELQKMKEEIIEAFMVELRKRSVP is encoded by the exons atGAG CCAGGCCACCCCCCAGTTTCACCAGTGGCGGGAGGCTCGCCGGGTCTGGGGGCTCAGCTTCGGGGCCCCCCGTGAGGCTGCCCTCTTCGCCGCCGCCGTCCTGCGGGCCCTGCGGGCGCTGGAGGAGG GCACCCCGCTGTCATGGCCGGACCCCGATGGTTCGGCTCCAGAGGAGCCTGAGCACCAGGAGAG GCAGGTGCTGGAGGAGCCTGAGCGCCGCGTGGCAGCTGCAG gCACGCAAGCCATGCCTGCTGGaggcccccccccaccccctggcCCCCCACCGCCTCCAgggccccccccaccccctggcCCTCCGCCAGCCACGGGGGTCCCACCGCCCCCACCCTTGCCGGTGGCggcaggtgctgctggggcaggggctgggggaggctcCGGCTTAGCTGCTGCCATCGCGGGGGCTAAACTCAGGAAAGTCGGCAAG CAGGATGACACACCAGGTGCGGGggtccaccccaccccccccaaggGCGAGGGTGCCCGGGGGGGGACTGGAGGGGGGTTGATGGAGGAGATGAGCGCCATGCTGGCCCGACG gAGGAAAGCGACCTTGCAGGGGGACAAGCCAGCACCAAAGAGGGACGAGGACGTTGCCAGC GACGAGGCAGAGCCAGGCACCAAGACCCCGGGACAGCCTGCAG AGCCAGTGCGGAGGCCCTGGGAGAAGGCCAGCTCCACGCTGCCCAG GATGAAGtctgctgtcccagctgccCCTGCTGACCCCCCCGGTCCTGCCGATGAGCCCGACCTGGAGCGAATGAAACAG gagctgctggaggaggtgcggagggagctgcagaagatGAAGGAGGAGATCATTGAAG CGTTCATGGTGGAGCTGCGGAAGCGGAGTGTGCCCTAA
- the VASP gene encoding vasodilator-stimulated phosphoprotein isoform X4, giving the protein MTPTSSGWRRVGVPRPSAASSSTTTPVPTPSAWWGARCSLTSSQATPQFHQWREARRVWGLSFGAPREAALFAAAVLRALRALEEGTPLSWPDPDGSAPEEPEHQERQVLEEPERRVAAAGTQAMPAGGPPPPPGPPPPPGPPPPPGPPPATGVPPPPPLPVAAGAAGAGAGGGSGLAAAIAGAKLRKVGKQDDTPGAGVHPTPPKGEGARGGTGGGLMEEMSAMLARRRKATLQGDKPAPKRDEDVASDEAEPGTKTPGQPAEPVRRPWEKASSTLPRMKSAVPAAPADPPGPADEPDLERMKQELLEEVRRELQKMKEEIIEAFMVELRKRSVP; this is encoded by the exons ATGACACCCACAAGCAGTGGGTGGCGGCGGGTGGGGGTCCCCAGACCGtcagctgcatccagctctaCCACCACCCCGGTGCCAACACCTTCCGCCTGGTGGGGCGCAAGATGCAGCCTGACCAGCAG CCAGGCCACCCCCCAGTTTCACCAGTGGCGGGAGGCTCGCCGGGTCTGGGGGCTCAGCTTCGGGGCCCCCCGTGAGGCTGCCCTCTTCGCCGCCGCCGTCCTGCGGGCCCTGCGGGCGCTGGAGGAGG GCACCCCGCTGTCATGGCCGGACCCCGATGGTTCGGCTCCAGAGGAGCCTGAGCACCAGGAGAG GCAGGTGCTGGAGGAGCCTGAGCGCCGCGTGGCAGCTGCAG gCACGCAAGCCATGCCTGCTGGaggcccccccccaccccctggcCCCCCACCGCCTCCAgggccccccccaccccctggcCCTCCGCCAGCCACGGGGGTCCCACCGCCCCCACCCTTGCCGGTGGCggcaggtgctgctggggcaggggctgggggaggctcCGGCTTAGCTGCTGCCATCGCGGGGGCTAAACTCAGGAAAGTCGGCAAG CAGGATGACACACCAGGTGCGGGggtccaccccaccccccccaaggGCGAGGGTGCCCGGGGGGGGACTGGAGGGGGGTTGATGGAGGAGATGAGCGCCATGCTGGCCCGACG gAGGAAAGCGACCTTGCAGGGGGACAAGCCAGCACCAAAGAGGGACGAGGACGTTGCCAGC GACGAGGCAGAGCCAGGCACCAAGACCCCGGGACAGCCTGCAG AGCCAGTGCGGAGGCCCTGGGAGAAGGCCAGCTCCACGCTGCCCAG GATGAAGtctgctgtcccagctgccCCTGCTGACCCCCCCGGTCCTGCCGATGAGCCCGACCTGGAGCGAATGAAACAG gagctgctggaggaggtgcggagggagctgcagaagatGAAGGAGGAGATCATTGAAG CGTTCATGGTGGAGCTGCGGAAGCGGAGTGTGCCCTAA
- the OPA3 gene encoding optic atrophy 3 protein yields the protein MVAGAFPLAKLLTLGARQLSRPLAARIKAGARASPFFRAYVCLPPAQLYHWAEMRAKMRLMGFRGAAVKPLNEDAAAELGAELLGEAIVFGVGGLCLYLEYARQAGQARRREEEQAAVLRDLGAQLDRLREELDAMAARLPPGPAPTGSGPAPAGSANALAGTNHALAGTNHALAGTSHARAGPGH from the exons ATGGTGGCGGGCGCGTTCCCGCTGGCCAAGCTGCTGACGCTGGGCGCGCGCCAGCTGAGCCGCCCCCTGGCGGCCCGCATCAAGGCCGGGGCGCGCGCCAGCCCCTTCTTCCGCGCCTACGTCTGCCTCCCGCCCGCCCAGC tGTATCACTGGGCGGAGATGCGCGCCAAGATGCGGCTGATGGGCTTCCGCGGCGCCGCCGTGAAACCCCTGAACGAAGACGCGGCGGCGGAGCTGGGGGCGGAGCTGCTGGGGGAGGCGATCGTGTTCGGCGTCGGGGGCCTGTGCCTATACCTGGAGTACGCGCGGCAGGCGGGGCaggcgcggcggcgggaggaggagcaggcggCGGTGCTGCGGGACTTGGGGGCGCAGCTGGACCGGCTGCGGGAGGAGCTGGACGCCATGGCGGCGCGCctgccgcccggccccgcccccaccggctccggccccgcccccgccggctCTGCTAACGCCCTCGCCGGGACTAACCACGCCCTCGCTGGAACTAACCACGCCCTCGCCGGGACTAGCCACGCCCGCGCTGGACCCGGCCATTAA